A genomic window from Clostridium aceticum includes:
- a CDS encoding DUF5301 domain-containing protein, producing MKKIIMFIAIFTSAMIISALILYINFFPLAKPIELPIVNEIYAVEIKKEHIMEKYIDDKEILEILNCFSNAKPTRIITTHERPIISEYYTINFYSKEDRLYTSFVYNENSKWYIEQPYYGVYEIRKGLLDFLPYIEALIQNQNIERELGDLIPMVRVRGMLYLDTGKESDISARCGVMDGKITSTVEPFQKPTKDNQSNFGSGYEYQVVNDNSIDIYMNEKWIRFDDED from the coding sequence TTGAAGAAAATAATAATGTTTATAGCTATATTTACTTCTGCTATGATTATTAGTGCATTAATTCTTTATATAAATTTTTTCCCATTAGCTAAACCTATTGAACTACCCATAGTAAATGAAATTTATGCTGTGGAAATCAAGAAAGAACATATCATGGAAAAGTATATAGATGATAAAGAAATTCTGGAAATATTAAATTGCTTTTCAAATGCTAAGCCTACAAGAATAATTACAACACACGAAAGACCAATTATAAGCGAATACTACACCATTAATTTCTATTCCAAAGAAGACAGGCTATATACATCATTTGTTTATAATGAAAATTCAAAATGGTATATAGAGCAACCATATTATGGCGTTTATGAAATAAGAAAAGGACTACTGGATTTTCTACCTTATATTGAAGCTTTAATTCAAAATCAAAACATAGAGAGGGAATTAGGCGATTTAATACCGATGGTAAGGGTTAGGGGCATGTTGTACTTAGACACTGGAAAAGAAAGCGATATTAGTGCAAGATGCGGGGTCATGGATGGTAAAATAACTTCAACAGTAGAACCGTTTCAAAAACCTACTAAAGATAATCAATCTAACTTTGGCAGTGGGTATGAATATCAAGTTGTAAATGATAATAGTATTGATATCTATATGAATGAAAAATGGATTAGATTTGATGATGAAGATTAA